AGCAAAATTGACGACCAAGCCCCAGCACCCATCGCTACCACCAATCCAGCCCCTACGCCTAGCCAAAGCCCTAGCATGGCTCAACTACGAGCCAGAACTACCAAGATTGAGCCATTGGAAGCAGCACCCAAAACAGAGACAAGTAAAACTGTCAACGTTACCCTCTACACCAGCGATACCCAATGTCAAGAACTAATTCCTCAAAAGGTAGAAGTACCAGCAACCGAACCTGTAGCCAGTGCAGTTGGTAAAATTGTCGCAGAAAGAGACACCGCCGACTTTAGTTTGTCTGGCTATCGCGTGAATTTAAAAAATGGCGTTGCTACCGTTGATTTGCGCTTATCTCCTCAATCTAAGCGCCAAATAGCCTCACTTTCTAGCTGCGAACAGTTTGCTTTATTTGGGAGTGTCCGCAAAACCTTGATGAGTAATTCGCAATGGAAAATTAAAGACGTGCGCTTCACAGAGAAAGGCGAAGAAATAGTCCTGTAGTGATTGGTGATTTTGTCCTGCTTCCCAACTATCAAAAATCTGTTCTTCGGGTGGGTGAATTTTGCCCACTCTACTTGAAAAAGAGGTGTAAGGGTATGGGGATAGGTAAACTTAAAATTGACTGCGGCTCAAGTTTTGCAAAGATAATCAAATTACCTGACCAATACCCTTGAGAATTTGCCAAACATTATACAGTTCTCTGGCAGATGTCAACAAAGCAAACACCCGCGATAAATCGTATTTTGGTGTACCTGCTTCTCGCTTGACTTTGATATAAGTTTCTAAATTTACTGCTAAATAAAGCTCACGCTCTGGTTGTTTTTCTCGCAGGACAATACGATAATTCAAAAACTGACAAAGTGCGGTATGAAATTCAGATAAATTTGAGGGAGCCAGAAAACTCTTAATTTCAACAGCAATCTTTTCTTGATCTCGCTGTGCAGCAATTAAACGTTCAGCACCCAAATCGATAAATACTTGATCATCTTCTAGTTGTAACGATAAGGGATTGTTAGTGATTGTCCAACCATCTTTTTACAAGGCTAATTTTACAACTTGATGAAATATATCTTTTGTT
This window of the Nostoc sp. HK-01 genome carries:
- the xisH gene encoding fdxN element excision controlling factor protein XisH, whose product is MGAERLIAAQRDQEKIAVEIKSFLAPSNLSEFHTALCQFLNYRIVLREKQPERELYLAVNLETYIKVKREAGTPKYDLSRVFALLTSARELYNVWQILKGIGQVI